From Candidatus Xianfuyuplasma coldseepsis:
GATGGGGATCAAATGGCCGTTCATGTTCCGTTAAGTGAAGAAGCTCAAGCGGAAGCACGGGTATTGATGCTTGCATCCAACAACATCTTGAACCCTAAAGATGGAAAACCAATTGTTACACCGTCTCAAGACATGGTACTAGGGAACTATTACCTCACCTTGGAAAAAGCCGGAGAAATTGGTGAAGGACGTGTATTTGGACGTGTGGATGAGGTAACCTTAGCCTTTGAAAACAAACAAATTACATTACATACGCGAATTGCGATGCGTGGTAGCGCCCTTGGGAATGCACCACTTACTGAAGAACAACGCAATGGGTATTTAGTAACAACCTACGGTAAGTTGTACTTCAATAGTATTTTACCTGAAGAGTTTGCGTACCTAAATGAACCGACATTAACGAACTTACAAAAACAAGTCGATCCTGAAACGGGTGAAGAGCGATACATTACACCGGACAAGTACTTTGTACCAAAAGGTGTCTCGGTTAAGGAGTACATCCAAAATCAACCGCTTGTCCCACCATTTAAAAAAGGATTCTTATCCAATATCATTGCTGAGGTATTCAATGTCTACAAAATCAATGAGACCTCAAAAATGTTGGATAAACTGAAAAATCTTGGCTTTAAATTCTCGACCCAAGCTGGTATCACTGTAAGTGCATCCGATGTTAAAGTCTATTCGAAAAAACATGATGAAGTCGAGAAAACTCAAGCAATTGTCAATCAATTATACATGCAATATGAAATGGGTCTATTAACGGATTACGAGCGCTATAAACTCGTTATTAAAGAATGGGCCGATGTAAAAGCCCGGATTCAAAAAGGATTAATGGACGAATTAACAAGCGATAACCATATCTATATGATGAGCGACTCTGGAGCTCGTGGTAACGCCTCAAACTTCACCCAGTTAGCTGGGATTCGGGGATCGATGGCAAATACCAAACGCGAAGGATTGAACACCGCATACAATATCAAAGCAGGAATCAAATCAACCATCGAGTTACCGGTTAAATCCTCGTTTATCGAAGGATTAACCATGAGTGAGTTCTTTATCTCGACCCATGGGGCGCGGAAAGGTTCTACCGATACCGCGTTAAAAACCGCTGACTCAGGATACCTAACCCGTCGTTTGGTTGATGTATCGCAAGATCTTGTTATTACCGAAGACGATTGTGGTACCGACAACGGTACGACAATTCGTGAAATTGTACATAGTGATGGAAAAGAAATTGTTCCATTCTTAGACCGTTTGATCGGTCGTTATACTGCTCAATCTGCAATCCATCCAGAAACAGGCGAAGTGATTATCGCCAAAGATGGGTACATCACCGATGACATTGCACGACGGATTGTCGATGCTGGCATTACCGAACTCAAAATCCGCAGCGTATTAACCTGTGATAGCGAGCAAGGTATTTGTAAAAAATGTTACGGTCAAAACCTATCAACGGGTGAAAAAGTTGAAGTTGGTGAAAGCATTGGTACCATCGCCGCCCAATCGATTGGTGAACCTGGTACTCAGCTGACAATGCGTACCTTCCATACTGGTGGGGTTGCGGGTGCCGATATCACCCAAGGTCTTCCTCGGATTCAAGAGTTATTTGAAGCCCGAACACCAAAAGGAAAAGCCGTTATCAGCGAAATTGATGGAACCATTTCAGATATTGAAATCGTTGAAGAACGCTATAAAGTAACAGTAGAAAACGGCATGGAAAAACACGTCTATGAAACCAATAGTGGAGTTACATTACTCGTGGAAGAAGGACAAGATGTTCGTGCTGGAACCAAAATTACGGATGGATCGATTGATCCAAAACAATATTTAAAAGCAACCGATGCAGAAACGGTACAACAGTACTTACTCAGTGAAGTACAAAAAGTATACCGGGCTCAAAGCATTGAAATTTCCGATAAACACATTGAAGTAATCATTCACCAAATGATGCGTCGTATCAATGTCGTCCTTGAAGGAGACACAATGTTATTACCGGGAGCACAAGTATCGATTCGTGAGTTCAAAGAAGCAAATGCAGAAGCACTAAAAGCGCGTAAACGTCCAGCTATTGGTCGTCCAGCATTACTCGGTATTACTCGAGCAAGCTTACGTAGTGAATCATTCTTAAGTGCAGCATCCTTCCAGGAAACAACACGTGTCCTTACCGATGCATCGATCCGCGGTAAAGTCGATGACTTAGTCGGATTGAAAGAAAATGTTATCATCGGAGGATTAATCCCTGCAGGTACTGGTATCTTACGCGATACGAAATTCGAGTACGAACGTCCAACTCCTGAGGATGAAGAAGAAATCTTCGAACAAGAACAACTCGATGAAAATCCATTCTTAGATGATTATCAATTCTAAATCAAACAGCTGCTAAATGGCAGCTGTTTTTTTTATCCTATATTTGTATATACAACAATTACAAAACGTTGTAAATAAGCGATTTTAATAGTCAATGAATATAGTAATATTTTGATATTTTATTACTATAATGACCCTTTTAATTTCCATAAAATTAAAAAAAATAACAAAAGATGTGTTCGAGTCTTGCACTGTATAATTTTTATGGTATAATTAAATACGCTAGGCCGCTATAGCTCAGTTCGGTAGAGCAATGCCATGGTAAGGCAGAGGTCGTTGGTTCGATTCCAATTAGCGGCACCATTAAGTAAATAAAAGCCCACAGTTGTGGGCTTTTTTATTTGACATTTACACCAATTAAATTGCATAATAACACAGCTTGTTCACTAGAAATGATGGCTCCTTGGATATTGTGGATATCCGTTTTCATGCCATCGATTATGGATGAGGATAAATCAACTCCTTTTAAGGAGGTATCATAAAAGTCCGATTTCAATAAGGAAACACTCTGTAGCGACAAGTCGCGGAGTTTGCATGTGAACCAGGTAGATTCATCTAGATTCGAATTAATTACTTCAACGACTTTCCATGTTGTCTCTACACTATCCAAATATCGCCCAGTACAGTCCTTTATCAGGATATCTTCAAGTTGACTATCGGTAAAATGGGTACCATCCAATTTACTGTGAATGAACTCACATCGGATGAGATTAGAGTGTTTGAGTTTATTGTTTGTAAAGGTGCAATGCTTGAATTGACAATCCATAAACTCAGATCGTTCCATTAATGAATCAGAGAAGGTACAATTTTGAAAAATAACCGTATCAAAAATCACCCGTTGTCCATGAAACGGTGGGATGGTACGATTCGCAATCGTTTTGTACTCAATACGTAGTTCTTCGGAATCAAGGACAATATCGTCGGTAAAATCTTCTAACCATGTTTTAATAATGGGGCGTTTTCGTGTTTTCATCCAATCACCTAGTTGTAGTATAACGTATATGATTAACAATTGAAATAGGATTTGTTATATAATAAAAGTATCTAAAATTAGGAGGAAATTATGGGACAAATCATTCCGTTTGTAACCGTCGATAATGCGATGGATGCGATCGCATTTTATAAGGACGTTTTTGGAGCTGAAATTCAAGGAGACATCACGATGTTAGAAGATGTACCTGGGATGGATAAGTCAACGTATAAAGGAAAGGTTGGTCATTGTACTTTGAAAATCCATGATTCTACCTTATTTATAAACGACGCAATTGATGAAGTTATGTTAACTCCTGGTGACCGAATTCAGTTTGTATTAGAATTACCAGATGAAAAAACACTACGAACAACGTTTGAAAATCTGTCATTATCCGGAAAAGTCGTTTCAGAACTCCAAGAAGTATTCTGGGGTGCATTATTTGGAACCGTAAAAGATCAGTTCAACATAACATGGCAGATCTACTATGGTCATAAATAAAGTGGCTAAAAATAGACGATAAGTAATAAGAAACACAATAAAATCCACGAATTAATATTTAAAAGTGACAATAAAACGTTCGAAAAAATGTAATAATAGTTGTTTATATATGAAAAAAAGTGTACAATTTAACTAGGTGATATCGATGTTAAAACGAAAAATTGAGATATATTTACGTGATTGGAAGCAAAAAAACAAGAAAAAATCTCTAATTGTTGAAGGACCGCGACAAGTAGGTAAAACAACAAGTGTAATTGACTTTGCTAATCAAAGTTACGATTCGAAGCACATATTATACATCGACTTTCACAAACGGCCGGAGTTAATTGAAATATTCGAACCGAATTTGGATGCTGGTCGGATTATCCATTTACTTCGAGTATACTTCCCTGAAGTTCAGTTAGTCAAAGGCGAAAGTATCCTAATTTTCGACAACGTTCAAGAGTGCGAACGAGCACTCATTTCACTTCGATCATTTACATCTCAAGGAGAGTATGATGTTATTGCTATTGGATCGTTTTTAGGGAACATGTATAAGACGATGAATAGTTTTCCTGTTGGGTATGTAGAACGATATGCAATGGGGTCTCTTGATTTTGAAGAATTTTGCTGGGCGAATGGTTATGAAGAAGATATTATTGATGTTGTAGAAGAACATTTTACAGATTTAAATCCGCTTTTAAAAGCGACCCATAATGTATTTATGGATTTATTCCGAGAATATATGGCAATAGGTGGAATGCCGCAGGTGGTTGCTGCATATACTGAAGATAGGGATTTTAAACAAGCCTACTCGATGTTAGAGGATTTACTGGAGTTATATGAGAATGATATTATTCGATACAGTCCATCACGAATGGGACACAAGGCAGTTGAATGTCTCAATTCATTGCCGGTGCAACTGTATCGAGACAACAAAAAATTTCAATATAAAAGTGTGTCTGAAGGCGGCCGCAGATCCAAATATGAAGCCAGTGTTGAGTGGCTAATTGATGCGGGTATTGTCCTTCAAGCAAGCAATGTTAAATATCCGAAAAAACCGCTTCACTCTAATGTCCGAAGTGATTGCTTTAAACTTTATTTACACGATCCTGGTTTGTTTGTTGCAATGCTAGGTGATGAGATTCAACTTGAAATTCTTCGTGGTGGTATGGATGCCTATAATGGAGCGATTTACGAAACGGTTATGGCAAGTCTATTTTCAAAAGTAGGGCAAACGTTATATTACTTTGAAAAGAACTCGAAACTATCGGTTGATTTCTTAATTACCCGTCATCGTGAAATGCACGCAGTAGAAGTCAAATCAGCTGACAATCCCAAGTCCAAAGTATTACCTTCGTTGATAGAAAATTATGGGGTTACAATTGGCGTAAAAATGGGAACAAAAAATATTGAGCAACAAGATCATATTGTAACAATGCCGATTTATATGGTAATGTTTATGGAACGAAATTAACGAACAAAGCCATTTATTGTGTATTCGAAAAAAAATAAATTAAATAGTTGACACACCTGCATGTGTGAGATATAATAACTATGCTGTTAAATGAAAAAAACATCAGGGTTTATTCGCATAAGCCCTAGTTTTTATGAAAAAACCGAACCACCTGGATGCGTGGATTATGAAAGAGAGGAGGAAACCATTCAATGCCTACGATTAATCAGTTAGTACGTAAAGGAAGAAAAAGCAAAACAAAAAAATCAAAATCACCTAGTTTATCTGTTGGGTTTAACTCAATTAAGAAACAGCACACAAACAACCCTAGCCCACAAAAACGTGGTGTATGTACACGTGTTGCAACAATGACCCCACGGAAACCGAACTCAGCACTTCGTAAATTTGCTCGTGTTCGTTTGTCTAATGGACTTGAAGTAACAGCCTATATTCCTGGAGAAGGACACAAATTACAAGAACACAGCGTGGTATTAATACGCGGTGGACGTGTAAAAGACTTAGCGGGAGTTCGCTATCACATCGTACGTGGTACGCTAGATACAACCGGAGTTGAAAATCGAAAACAAGGTCGTTCGAAATACGGAACGAAGAAAGCATAATTTTTATTAAAGTTGAAAGGAGGAAAAAGTTATGCCTCGTAAAGGTCACATAGCAAAAAGAGATGTTTTACCGGATCCAATTTATAATTCAAAACTTGTGACAAAATTGATTAATAATATCATGTTGGACGGTAAAAAAGGGACTGCTCAAAGTATTTTATATAGTGCATTCCAACGAGTTGAATCAATAACAAATCAACCACCAATCGAAGTCTTCGAAGAAGCTTTAAATAATATTATGCCGACATTTGAAGTACGATCCCGAAGAATAGGTGGGCAAAACTATCAAGTGCCAGTAGAAGTACGTCCTGAGCGACGTTATACGCTTGGACTTCGATGGTTAACCCTATACGCAAGATTGCGTAATGAGAAAACAATGGAAGAGCGATTGGCGAAAGAAATCGTCGACGCAGCACAAGGAAATGGTGCTTCTGTTAAGAAAAAAGACGATGTACACAGAATGGCAGAAGCAAACAAAGCATTTGCCCATTATCGATGGTAGAAAGGACGTTGTATTATGGCTCGAGAGTATAGTTTAAAAATGACTCGTAATATAGGGATCATGGCTCATATCGATGCTGGTAAGACAACGGCTACGGAACGTATTCTGTATCACACTGGACGTATTCACAAAATTGGTGAAACCCACGATGGGGCGAGCCAAATGGACTGGATGGAACAAGAACAAGAACGTGGAATTACAATCACATCGGCAGCAACCACTGCCCATTGGAGAGAACACCGCGTCAACATCATTGATACGCCAGGACACGTCGATTTTACAGTAGAGGTATCACGATCACTTCGTGTCTTAGACGGTAGTGTAGCCTTGTTGGATGCACAAGCAGGTGTTGAACCCCAAACTGAAACAGTTTGGCGTCAAGCAAACGATTATAAAGTTCCGCGAATTGTATTTGCGAACAAAATGGATAAAATTGGAGCCGACTTTGCCTTTAGTGTTCGCACATTAGGGGAACGCTTAGGTGCAAACGCCGCTGCCATCCAATGGCCCATTGGTAGTGAAGCGGACTTTGATGGAATCATCGACCTAGTGGAAATGACCGCATGGATGTACGATGGTGCACCCGAAGAAATTCCTGAAGAAGTAGAGATTCCAGATTACCTACAAGAAACAGCTGAAGAAAAACGGATCGAGTTAATCGAGACCGTTGCCGAATTGGATGAAGAATTAATGATGCTTTACCTCGAAGGTGAAGAGATCGATGCGGATACCCTTCGCACTGCCATCCGAAACGCAACATTAAGCGTTCAATTCTTCCCTGTATTATGTGGATCAGCATTTAAAAACAAAGGAGTAAAATTACTCCTGGATGCCGTGATTGCATATTTACCTTCACCCCTAGATGTCGCTGCCGTCAAAGGAATCGACAAACAAGGTGAAGACTTAATCATAGAAGCATCGGATCAAGCGGAATTTGCTGCCCTCGCATTTAAAGTTATGACCGACCCATTTGTTGGGAAACTAACGTTCTTCCGGGTGTATGCCGGGAAATTAGCCAAAGGTTCGTATGTATATAATGCAACCAAGGAAAAGAAAGAACGTGTTGGTCGAATCTTACAAATGCATGCGAATAGCCGTGAGGAGATCGATATGGTGTACGCCGGAGACATAGCGGCCGCCGTTGGACTGAAAAACACTTCCACCGGCGATACCTTATGTAACGATAAGAACTATATCATCTTAGAAAAAATGGTCTTCCCAGAACCGGTAATCAGCGTTGCCATTGAACCCAATAGCCGCGCCGATCAAGATAAAATGGGAATCGCCTTAAGCAAACTGGCCGAAGAAGATCCAACGTTTAGAACGTATACGGATCAAGAAACAGGCCAAACAATCATCGCTGGTATGGGTGAACTTCACCTCGATATCATCGTTGATCGGATGAAACGCGAATTCAAGGTTGCCGCAAACGTCGGACAACCACAAGTATCCTATCGTGAGACGATTACAACCTCGGCTCAAATCGAAGGTAAATTCGTGCGTCAATCCGGGGGACGTGGACAATATGGACATGTCTGGATTGAATTTGAACCGAATCCGGAAAAAGGATACGAGTTCGTCGATAAAATCGTTGGTGGGGTTGTTCCAAGAGAATACATTCCGGTCGTTAATAAAGGACTGGAAGAAAGCTTGGAATCCGGTATTCTTGCTGGATACCCAATCATCGACTTGAAAGCTACCTTATATGATGGTAGTTACCATGACGTTGACAGTAGTGAGATGGCGTTTAAAATTGCCGCAAGCATGGCGCTGAAAAAAGCCAAAGAAGCTTGTAAAGCAATTCTGTTAGAACCACTGATGAATGTTGATGTCATCGTACCGGATGAATATCTCGGTAACGTCATTGGCGACATTACAAGTCGTCGCGGACGCATGGAAGGTCAAACCCAACGTGGTAACGCCCTCCAAATTACTGCTAAAGTTCCCCTCGCAGAAATGTTTGGGTATGCTACATCGCTTCGCTCTAATACACAGGGCCGCGGGAACTACACAATGCAGTTTTCACATTATGAAGCATGCCCTAAGTCAATTGCCGAAGAAGTTATCAAACGTCGAAACGGGTAATATGACTTAAAACTTGCATTATATATTATAATGCGATAAAATATGTTTGGTAAAAAATAACAATATACAAAAATTATAGGAGGAAATCTTAATGGCTAAAGAAAAATTTGTCCGGAATAAACCTCATATGAATATCGGTACAATCGGACACGTAGACCATGGTAAAACCACATTAACTGCTGCAATCGCAACCATCCTTGCTAAACGAGGAGTTGGGAACACGAAAGCTGCAGACTATGCATCAATCGATAACGCACCTGAAGAACGCGAAAGAGGTATTACAATCAATACCGCTCACATCGAGTATGAAACAGAAGCTCGTCACTATGCACACGTAGACTGCCCAGGACATGCGGACTATGTCAAAAACATGATCACTGGTGCTGCACAAATGGATGGAGCAATCTTAGTTGTATCTGCTGCAGACGGAGCAATGCCTCAAACTCGTGAACACATCTTACTTGCTCGCCAAGTTGGTGTTCCAAAATTAATCGTCTTCATGAACAAAACAGACCAAGTAGACGATGATGAATTATTAGAATTAGTTGAAATGGAAATTCGTGAATTATTAGACGAA
This genomic window contains:
- the rpsG gene encoding 30S ribosomal protein S7 codes for the protein MPRKGHIAKRDVLPDPIYNSKLVTKLINNIMLDGKKGTAQSILYSAFQRVESITNQPPIEVFEEALNNIMPTFEVRSRRIGGQNYQVPVEVRPERRYTLGLRWLTLYARLRNEKTMEERLAKEIVDAAQGNGASVKKKDDVHRMAEANKAFAHYRW
- the rpsL gene encoding 30S ribosomal protein S12, whose amino-acid sequence is MPTINQLVRKGRKSKTKKSKSPSLSVGFNSIKKQHTNNPSPQKRGVCTRVATMTPRKPNSALRKFARVRLSNGLEVTAYIPGEGHKLQEHSVVLIRGGRVKDLAGVRYHIVRGTLDTTGVENRKQGRSKYGTKKA
- a CDS encoding VOC family protein translates to MGQIIPFVTVDNAMDAIAFYKDVFGAEIQGDITMLEDVPGMDKSTYKGKVGHCTLKIHDSTLFINDAIDEVMLTPGDRIQFVLELPDEKTLRTTFENLSLSGKVVSELQEVFWGALFGTVKDQFNITWQIYYGHK
- a CDS encoding pentapeptide repeat-containing protein — encoded protein: MKTRKRPIIKTWLEDFTDDIVLDSEELRIEYKTIANRTIPPFHGQRVIFDTVIFQNCTFSDSLMERSEFMDCQFKHCTFTNNKLKHSNLIRCEFIHSKLDGTHFTDSQLEDILIKDCTGRYLDSVETTWKVVEVINSNLDESTWFTCKLRDLSLQSVSLLKSDFYDTSLKGVDLSSSIIDGMKTDIHNIQGAIISSEQAVLLCNLIGVNVK
- the rpoC gene encoding DNA-directed RNA polymerase subunit beta' codes for the protein MSQRFSHYKIRLASPEEIRGWSFGEVKKHETINYRTLKPEKDGLFCEVIFGPTKDYQCACSNKSKRSSHTGKKCPVCGVEITESKVRRERMGHIELAAPVVHTWYLRNSPSRLATLLDLKAKDLEEVVYLASYIVTDPGDTDLQYKQILSEAEYSVKYMEYGSRFKAQSGAEAVKTLLKRLDLKRESMILRKNLPNSSKQKRQKIIKRLSVVEAILQSDNKPEWMVLDVLPVIPPELRPMVQLDGGRFATTDLNDLYRRILNRNNRLKRQFEQNAPHLITKNEKRMLQEAVDALIDNSKRGRKVVEKNRPLKSLSDLLRGKQGRFRQNLLGKRVDYSGRSVIVVGPDLEMYQCGLPKEMAVTLFKPFVIKELIEREIASNIKSAKRLVDTLKDDRIWDVLEDVISEHPVLLNRAPTLHRLGIQAFEPKLVEGKAIRLHPLVTTAFNADFDGDQMAVHVPLSEEAQAEARVLMLASNNILNPKDGKPIVTPSQDMVLGNYYLTLEKAGEIGEGRVFGRVDEVTLAFENKQITLHTRIAMRGSALGNAPLTEEQRNGYLVTTYGKLYFNSILPEEFAYLNEPTLTNLQKQVDPETGEERYITPDKYFVPKGVSVKEYIQNQPLVPPFKKGFLSNIIAEVFNVYKINETSKMLDKLKNLGFKFSTQAGITVSASDVKVYSKKHDEVEKTQAIVNQLYMQYEMGLLTDYERYKLVIKEWADVKARIQKGLMDELTSDNHIYMMSDSGARGNASNFTQLAGIRGSMANTKREGLNTAYNIKAGIKSTIELPVKSSFIEGLTMSEFFISTHGARKGSTDTALKTADSGYLTRRLVDVSQDLVITEDDCGTDNGTTIREIVHSDGKEIVPFLDRLIGRYTAQSAIHPETGEVIIAKDGYITDDIARRIVDAGITELKIRSVLTCDSEQGICKKCYGQNLSTGEKVEVGESIGTIAAQSIGEPGTQLTMRTFHTGGVAGADITQGLPRIQELFEARTPKGKAVISEIDGTISDIEIVEERYKVTVENGMEKHVYETNSGVTLLVEEGQDVRAGTKITDGSIDPKQYLKATDAETVQQYLLSEVQKVYRAQSIEISDKHIEVIIHQMMRRINVVLEGDTMLLPGAQVSIREFKEANAEALKARKRPAIGRPALLGITRASLRSESFLSAASFQETTRVLTDASIRGKVDDLVGLKENVIIGGLIPAGTGILRDTKFEYERPTPEDEEEIFEQEQLDENPFLDDYQF
- the fusA gene encoding elongation factor G; protein product: MAREYSLKMTRNIGIMAHIDAGKTTATERILYHTGRIHKIGETHDGASQMDWMEQEQERGITITSAATTAHWREHRVNIIDTPGHVDFTVEVSRSLRVLDGSVALLDAQAGVEPQTETVWRQANDYKVPRIVFANKMDKIGADFAFSVRTLGERLGANAAAIQWPIGSEADFDGIIDLVEMTAWMYDGAPEEIPEEVEIPDYLQETAEEKRIELIETVAELDEELMMLYLEGEEIDADTLRTAIRNATLSVQFFPVLCGSAFKNKGVKLLLDAVIAYLPSPLDVAAVKGIDKQGEDLIIEASDQAEFAALAFKVMTDPFVGKLTFFRVYAGKLAKGSYVYNATKEKKERVGRILQMHANSREEIDMVYAGDIAAAVGLKNTSTGDTLCNDKNYIILEKMVFPEPVISVAIEPNSRADQDKMGIALSKLAEEDPTFRTYTDQETGQTIIAGMGELHLDIIVDRMKREFKVAANVGQPQVSYRETITTSAQIEGKFVRQSGGRGQYGHVWIEFEPNPEKGYEFVDKIVGGVVPREYIPVVNKGLEESLESGILAGYPIIDLKATLYDGSYHDVDSSEMAFKIAASMALKKAKEACKAILLEPLMNVDVIVPDEYLGNVIGDITSRRGRMEGQTQRGNALQITAKVPLAEMFGYATSLRSNTQGRGNYTMQFSHYEACPKSIAEEVIKRRNG
- a CDS encoding ATP-binding protein; translation: MLKRKIEIYLRDWKQKNKKKSLIVEGPRQVGKTTSVIDFANQSYDSKHILYIDFHKRPELIEIFEPNLDAGRIIHLLRVYFPEVQLVKGESILIFDNVQECERALISLRSFTSQGEYDVIAIGSFLGNMYKTMNSFPVGYVERYAMGSLDFEEFCWANGYEEDIIDVVEEHFTDLNPLLKATHNVFMDLFREYMAIGGMPQVVAAYTEDRDFKQAYSMLEDLLELYENDIIRYSPSRMGHKAVECLNSLPVQLYRDNKKFQYKSVSEGGRRSKYEASVEWLIDAGIVLQASNVKYPKKPLHSNVRSDCFKLYLHDPGLFVAMLGDEIQLEILRGGMDAYNGAIYETVMASLFSKVGQTLYYFEKNSKLSVDFLITRHREMHAVEVKSADNPKSKVLPSLIENYGVTIGVKMGTKNIEQQDHIVTMPIYMVMFMERN